A portion of the Suricata suricatta isolate VVHF042 chromosome 11, meerkat_22Aug2017_6uvM2_HiC, whole genome shotgun sequence genome contains these proteins:
- the LOC115272451 gene encoding olfactory receptor 4C11-like, which yields MEKSFSVLIAYIFQIVAQLKDCGDRKILKVRVRCRSLSNRPLRYPTIMSRQVCTILIVLAWIGSFIHSIAQIILALRLPFCGPNLIDHYCCDLQPLLKLACMDTYVINTLLVSNSGAICSSSFVILMISYIVILHSLRNHSAEGRKKALSTCTSHIIVVVLSFGPCIFIYTRPPTTFPMDKMVAVFYTIGTPFLNPLIYTLRNAEVKNAMRKLWHIKITSGSKR from the exons ATGGAAAAATCCTTTTCTGTTCTCATCGCATATATCTTCCAAATAGTAGCACAATTAAAAG ACTGTGGGGACAGGAAGATTCTTAAGGTTAGAGTAAGATGTAGGAGTCTGAGTAACAGG CCCTTACGTTACCCAACCATCATGAGCCGGCAGGTCTGCACCATCCTGATTGTTCTGGCATGGATAGGGTCTTTTATACATTCTATAGCCCAGATTATCCTGGCCTTGAGATTGCCTTTCTGTGGACCCAATTTGATTGATCATTACTGCTGTGATTTGCAGCCCTTACTGAAACTTGCTTGCATGGACACTTATGTGATCAACACGCTGTTGGTGTCTAACAGCGGGGCCATTTGCTCAAGCAGTTTTGTGATACTGATGATCTCATACATTGTCATCTTGCATTCACTGCGAAACCACAGtgcagaagggaggaaaaaagctCTCTCTACTTGCACTTCCCACATCATCGTAGTAGTCTTAAGCTTTGGtccatgtatatttatatatacacgcCCCCCAACCACTTTCCCCATGGACAAGATGGTGGCTGTATTTTATACTATTGGGACACCTTTTCTCAACCCACTCATCTATACACTGAGAAACGCAGAAGTGAAAAATGCCATGAGAAAGCTATGGCATATCAAAATTACTTCCGGAAGCAAAAGATGA